A single genomic interval of Spirosoma linguale DSM 74 harbors:
- a CDS encoding two component transcriptional regulator, LytTR family (PFAM: response regulator receiver; LytTr DNA- binding region~SMART: response regulator receiver~KEGG: sdn:Sden_1209 LytTr DNA-binding region), whose product MNVTIIEDENLTAKRLESLLHKYDPTIKVLARIPSVAEAVAWFDEAPAPIDLVFMDIHLEDDLGFRIFEQTQLTTPVIFTTAYDEYMIQAFKVNSIDYLLKPINYDELVAAIEKYKALKKQFGQPASTSAHDIETLLKLIGKSKQTDYKERFMITVGTKIRSIETGDIAYFYLEEKVVFLVTKDGLTLPVDYSLDKLTQILNPRQFFRISRQFLVSLPAIQTIHTFSAGKLKLDLIPKSRQEVFVSGDRMTEFKEWLGK is encoded by the coding sequence ATGAACGTCACGATTATTGAAGACGAAAACCTGACAGCTAAACGGCTCGAAAGTTTGCTTCACAAATATGATCCTACCATAAAAGTACTGGCTCGTATCCCATCCGTAGCCGAAGCCGTAGCGTGGTTCGACGAAGCACCTGCGCCCATCGACCTGGTATTTATGGATATACACCTAGAAGACGATCTTGGCTTTCGGATTTTCGAGCAAACGCAGCTAACAACGCCCGTCATTTTTACAACCGCTTACGATGAGTACATGATTCAGGCGTTTAAAGTCAACAGCATCGACTACTTGCTTAAACCCATTAATTACGACGAACTGGTAGCGGCTATCGAAAAGTATAAAGCCCTGAAGAAACAGTTTGGACAGCCAGCCTCAACGTCGGCTCATGACATCGAAACGTTGCTGAAACTGATTGGCAAATCAAAACAGACCGATTACAAAGAGCGGTTTATGATAACCGTCGGCACCAAAATCAGAAGCATCGAAACCGGCGATATTGCCTATTTTTATCTGGAAGAAAAAGTCGTTTTTCTGGTCACCAAAGATGGACTGACCCTTCCCGTCGATTATAGTTTAGATAAGTTAACGCAGATATTAAACCCACGGCAGTTTTTCCGGATCAGTCGTCAGTTTCTGGTTTCGTTACCCGCTATTCAGACCATTCATACCTTTTCGGCGGGTAAACTTAAACTTGACCTGATCCCTAAATCCCGTCAGGAAGTCTTCGTTAGTGGCGACCGAATGACAGAATTTAAAGAGTGGCTGGGTAAATAA
- a CDS encoding pseudouridine synthase, RluA family (TIGRFAM: pseudouridine synthase, RluA family~PFAM: pseudouridine synthase~KEGG: dps:DP3024 pseudouridine synthase), whose translation MENTDDKPRRQRGQRTDVILPVSEPAELMAFLIAQLPHKNRNNIKSLLSNKQILVDGKVFTQFNHPLKPGQSVTVAANRAPQTSQYRGLTILYEDQFLIVINKQAGLLSMATNKERDRTAYGILSEYTKKENPKNKIFIIHRLDRETSGVMMFAKSEKVQRLMQESWNATTKERTYVALVEGIPEPPQGTITSYLRESKALIVYSSQNPDTGQLSITNYTVTKTGNGYALLELELETGRKNQIRVHMQDIGHPVAGDEKYGAESDPIGRLGLHAEVLAFEHPITGVPMRFDAPIPKSFLAMVKEREQE comes from the coding sequence ATGGAGAATACCGACGACAAGCCCCGCCGACAACGCGGCCAGCGTACCGATGTCATACTGCCCGTTTCGGAGCCTGCCGAACTAATGGCATTTTTAATTGCCCAGTTGCCGCATAAGAACCGAAACAACATTAAGTCACTGCTCAGTAATAAGCAGATTTTGGTTGATGGAAAGGTGTTTACTCAGTTCAACCACCCACTAAAGCCTGGCCAGTCCGTTACGGTAGCGGCCAATCGGGCACCACAAACATCGCAGTACCGCGGACTCACCATTCTGTACGAAGATCAGTTCCTGATTGTCATTAACAAACAGGCCGGGTTGCTGTCAATGGCAACCAATAAAGAGCGTGACCGGACAGCCTATGGCATTCTGAGCGAATACACGAAAAAGGAAAATCCCAAGAACAAAATATTCATCATTCACCGTCTCGACCGCGAAACGTCGGGCGTTATGATGTTTGCGAAAAGCGAAAAAGTGCAACGGTTGATGCAGGAATCCTGGAACGCAACAACCAAAGAGCGAACCTACGTGGCGTTGGTAGAAGGTATTCCGGAACCTCCTCAGGGCACGATCACATCATACCTTCGCGAGAGCAAAGCATTGATCGTGTACTCCAGCCAAAATCCTGATACGGGCCAGCTTTCGATTACAAACTATACGGTTACAAAAACCGGAAACGGCTATGCCTTGCTGGAACTGGAGCTGGAAACGGGTCGTAAAAACCAGATTCGGGTGCACATGCAGGACATTGGTCACCCGGTGGCTGGCGATGAAAAATATGGTGCCGAAAGCGACCCAATTGGCCGACTGGGCCTGCACGCCGAAGTACTGGCGTTTGAGCACCCGATAACGGGCGTACCCATGCGCTTTGACGCCCCCATACCCAAATCGTTTTTGGCAATGGTCAAGGAACGCGAACAGGAGTAA
- a CDS encoding signal transduction histidine kinase, LytS (PFAM: histidine kinase internal region~KEGG: sdn:Sden_1210 histidine kinase internal region), whose amino-acid sequence MSNRLTTSQKWQLALSVFVIYFPIRLYVNVSTLNWLLMARNVPFWIVETILTVLFFYAWLTVTEWLQQVLFKRFGEGFLIEFKIPAQLATLVIACALALVFNFAFFMTWRGLDTALERNFGVYHDQEVRPQRPVPTPALLEERRKRSEQRRRVNNGLTVMAMLSAFYLAANRRAYRELEVVQVRAERLEKENVQAQFAALKSQVNPHFLFNSLSILSSLVHADAELSEKFIDQLSRAYRYILEQKDNERVLLKTELEFIQAYRFLLNIRFENKFDVLINVPEADQTRYSIAPLTLQLLVENAVKHNRMSAKEPLKVHILLEGDCLVVRNNLQPRPQSETSTGMGLQNIITRYALLTDRPVRVSDSEGSFVIKIPLLLNERMNESVSERNSVTTDIRTHA is encoded by the coding sequence ATGTCCAATCGTCTGACGACTTCGCAAAAGTGGCAACTGGCCCTTAGCGTATTCGTTATCTACTTTCCAATTCGGCTGTACGTTAATGTGTCCACGCTGAACTGGTTACTGATGGCACGCAATGTGCCGTTCTGGATAGTAGAAACGATCCTGACGGTTCTGTTCTTTTACGCCTGGCTTACCGTTACGGAATGGCTGCAGCAGGTGCTGTTCAAGCGTTTCGGTGAAGGGTTCCTTATCGAATTTAAAATTCCCGCTCAGCTGGCTACCCTGGTCATAGCCTGTGCCCTGGCGTTGGTCTTTAACTTTGCCTTTTTTATGACGTGGCGTGGCCTCGATACTGCTCTTGAACGAAACTTCGGTGTTTATCACGACCAGGAAGTTCGTCCGCAGCGTCCGGTTCCAACACCGGCACTATTGGAAGAACGACGAAAGCGTAGTGAACAGCGCCGACGCGTCAACAACGGCTTAACGGTTATGGCCATGCTGTCGGCTTTCTATCTGGCTGCCAATCGGCGGGCTTACCGCGAGTTGGAGGTTGTTCAGGTACGCGCCGAACGATTGGAGAAAGAAAACGTACAGGCTCAGTTTGCCGCGCTGAAAAGCCAGGTAAATCCGCACTTTCTGTTCAACAGCCTGAGCATACTATCCTCACTGGTCCATGCCGACGCCGAACTTTCGGAGAAATTCATCGACCAGCTATCGAGGGCCTACCGCTACATTCTGGAGCAGAAGGATAATGAACGGGTCTTGCTGAAAACCGAACTGGAGTTTATTCAGGCCTACCGATTTCTGCTGAACATTCGCTTTGAGAACAAATTCGATGTTCTCATTAACGTCCCCGAAGCCGACCAGACCCGGTACAGCATTGCCCCGCTGACACTTCAGTTACTGGTCGAGAACGCCGTTAAACACAACCGCATGTCGGCCAAAGAGCCGTTGAAGGTGCATATCCTGCTGGAAGGTGACTGTCTGGTTGTCAGGAACAATTTGCAACCCCGCCCCCAGTCCGAAACATCGACCGGTATGGGTCTGCAAAATATCATCACCCGCTACGCACTCCTTACCGACCGACCTGTCCGGGTTAGTGATAGTGAAGGTAGCTTTGTTATAAAAATTCCCTTGTTACTCAATGAACGAATGAATGAATCGGTGAGTGAGCGTAACAGTGTAACAACCGATATACGCACACACGCCTGA
- a CDS encoding protein of unknown function DUF303 acetylesterase putative (PFAM: protein of unknown function DUF303 acetylesterase putative; Fibronectin type III domain protein), protein MAWAGAWAQPALRLDQWPARLQLYPRNQLSQCTVAISGRTTAGDVKAISLVVARDNKPYQYSKITPDSLTGHFAFSPVIKAELNQYSFQVFVHGVPGRDSVRVAFRDSIVCGDVFLIMGQSNAVGQYGDYTFRSTFCRTFGIHNFNNTYNPADTAWCLTNTKEGLTCLWGMELQRMIKENQGIPTAVINGAVGGTTITSHANRDASQPTSLSTLYGRLLYRASKAGVARQAKAMIWRQGEAEAANNPDVYVRTFPQLYSYWKQDYPGLKKIYHSQINILTNNVVNAGVLRDYQRRSKYIFSDNEPIATVGLSGYEGIHYNEAGHYQFGLELYRLIARDFYGVVDTTGLGSPNLQKLYYSKPGQDEITLEFEPIHKMCWPADTTIIRNGQEYTQRMSNFIYTDYPAGETGLIKSVTERGNTLILALTKPVNAKHLTYLPSSYQDNQVGFYVGPVIRSKLGMRALSFYQMAIAAPLPAAMNLRAAAVDTSAIKLSWDNKTDSLTTWSIERADTSSIFTQIAVLPGSSQTYQDLRDRNLANSLKAGKLYQYRIRSVSLRSASDYSPVVKAMVQDVKLLPQLEVESAPAGIGSGTLLYPNPADTQVTVRLPLEWSGDRIWLTLTNEAGKVVLQRSYQMSLGATSLTFSVATLPSGVYIVSLGYGMGGIKCRLVVAH, encoded by the coding sequence ATGGCATGGGCCGGTGCATGGGCGCAGCCAGCGTTAAGGCTCGATCAATGGCCCGCCAGACTACAACTGTACCCTCGTAATCAATTAAGTCAATGTACCGTCGCTATCTCCGGACGGACTACCGCAGGCGATGTGAAGGCCATTTCTCTGGTGGTCGCCAGAGATAATAAACCGTATCAGTATAGTAAAATTACTCCCGATTCACTGACCGGGCACTTTGCCTTTAGCCCGGTCATAAAAGCGGAACTGAATCAGTACAGCTTTCAGGTATTCGTGCATGGAGTTCCAGGCAGAGATTCTGTACGGGTAGCCTTTCGGGACAGCATTGTTTGTGGCGATGTTTTCCTGATAATGGGGCAGTCGAATGCGGTTGGACAATATGGGGATTATACCTTCCGGAGTACGTTCTGCCGCACGTTTGGCATACACAACTTCAATAATACGTATAATCCGGCTGATACGGCCTGGTGTCTGACAAACACCAAAGAGGGGCTTACCTGCCTGTGGGGTATGGAATTGCAACGGATGATCAAGGAAAATCAGGGCATTCCAACGGCAGTTATAAACGGTGCTGTTGGCGGGACCACGATTACCAGTCATGCCAATCGGGATGCCAGTCAGCCCACGTCGTTAAGTACACTTTACGGGCGCTTACTGTACAGGGCAAGTAAGGCAGGTGTGGCCCGTCAGGCAAAAGCCATGATCTGGCGGCAGGGTGAAGCCGAAGCTGCCAATAATCCGGACGTTTATGTCCGCACCTTTCCCCAATTATATAGCTACTGGAAGCAGGATTACCCCGGTCTGAAAAAAATCTATCATTCGCAGATAAATATATTGACCAATAATGTAGTCAATGCGGGCGTTCTACGGGACTATCAACGCCGTTCCAAATACATTTTCTCCGACAATGAGCCTATTGCTACCGTTGGTTTATCCGGCTACGAGGGCATCCATTACAATGAAGCGGGCCACTATCAATTCGGTCTGGAACTGTATCGGCTCATCGCGCGTGATTTTTATGGCGTAGTTGATACCACTGGTCTGGGGTCGCCAAACCTGCAAAAACTTTATTATAGCAAGCCGGGACAGGATGAAATAACTCTTGAATTCGAACCGATTCACAAAATGTGCTGGCCCGCTGATACAACCATCATTCGTAATGGTCAGGAGTACACGCAGCGTATGTCGAATTTTATCTATACCGACTATCCGGCGGGCGAAACCGGTTTAATAAAGTCAGTTACCGAACGGGGAAACACATTAATTTTGGCATTGACAAAACCTGTCAATGCCAAACACCTGACCTATTTACCCTCTTCTTACCAGGATAATCAGGTTGGCTTTTACGTGGGTCCGGTTATTCGTAGTAAATTAGGTATGCGGGCATTGAGTTTTTACCAAATGGCCATTGCCGCGCCCTTACCGGCGGCTATGAATTTGCGGGCTGCTGCTGTAGATACAAGTGCCATAAAACTTAGCTGGGATAATAAAACAGATAGTCTTACTACCTGGTCTATTGAACGGGCCGACACAAGTAGCATTTTTACACAAATAGCGGTACTGCCGGGCTCCAGCCAAACGTATCAGGATCTGCGAGACCGTAACTTGGCGAATTCACTTAAAGCTGGAAAACTATACCAATATCGTATCCGCTCCGTGTCTTTGCGGTCTGCATCCGATTATTCGCCTGTTGTTAAGGCCATGGTGCAGGATGTAAAACTATTGCCTCAACTGGAAGTCGAAAGTGCACCGGCTGGCATTGGTTCCGGAACATTATTATATCCTAATCCTGCCGATACCCAGGTAACCGTCCGGCTTCCTCTGGAGTGGAGTGGGGATAGGATTTGGCTTACGCTGACAAACGAGGCAGGGAAGGTTGTTTTGCAGCGTAGTTACCAGATGTCATTGGGTGCAACATCCCTAACGTTTTCTGTTGCTACGCTGCCTTCAGGTGTTTATATTGTCTCGCTCGGTTATGGTATGGGGGGCATTAAATGTCGGCTGGTTGTGGCCCATTAA
- a CDS encoding glycosyl transferase family 2 (PFAM: glycosyl transferase family 2~KEGG: dol:Dole_0534 glycosyl transferase family protein): MLLSVLIPAYNEITSIDILLEKIQAVPINKEIIIVDDGSTDGTRERLLTFSDVPNVRVIFHEKNQGKGAAIRTAIQHMTGDIAIVQDADLEYEPQDYLALVKPIADGKEKVIYGSRFLNPENRHSYFSFYVGGQVVTLLTNILFNQRLTDEPTCYKVFDANLLRSIPLDCTRFEFCPEVTAKVAKRGIRIKELPINYYPRSIAEGKKISWLDGVEAIWVLLKYRLIK; encoded by the coding sequence ATGCTGCTATCAGTTCTTATCCCTGCGTATAACGAGATTACATCAATTGATATCCTTCTCGAAAAAATTCAGGCTGTTCCAATAAACAAAGAAATTATCATTGTCGACGATGGCTCAACGGATGGTACCCGCGAGCGGCTGTTAACGTTTAGTGATGTCCCTAATGTCCGGGTAATATTCCACGAAAAGAATCAGGGCAAGGGAGCGGCTATCCGGACCGCCATTCAGCATATGACCGGCGATATTGCCATTGTGCAGGATGCCGATCTGGAATACGAACCGCAGGATTACCTGGCACTCGTTAAACCCATTGCCGACGGAAAAGAGAAAGTAATTTATGGGTCGCGCTTTTTGAACCCCGAAAACCGGCATTCCTATTTCAGCTTCTACGTGGGCGGTCAGGTGGTTACACTACTGACAAATATTTTGTTTAATCAGCGGCTTACGGATGAGCCAACGTGCTATAAGGTATTCGACGCCAACTTGTTGCGATCTATTCCGCTCGATTGTACTCGTTTTGAATTTTGCCCGGAAGTAACGGCCAAAGTAGCCAAGCGGGGAATTCGGATTAAAGAGCTGCCGATTAACTATTACCCCCGTTCCATTGCTGAGGGGAAAAAGATTTCGTGGCTGGATGGGGTGGAGGCTATCTGGGTACTGCTCAAATACCGGCTAATAAAGTGA
- a CDS encoding histidine kinase (PFAM: ATP-binding region ATPase domain protein; histidine kinase A domain protein~SMART: ATP-binding region ATPase domain protein; histidine kinase A domain protein~KEGG: mrd:Mrad2831_5659 integral membrane sensor signal transduction histidine kinase), with translation MAEPYPHRFFLIVYLLKSYAIYLVLGLAVWTGRPLQAQSILQVDSLPSEGLVFRSGWRWHPGDNRVWISPAFDDSRWDTIQPNRSITRLPDLARTGIGWLRLTINLDSTVAQKRLAFIIGQFGASEIYLDGTMVCRLGKVGLTYSQQEAYLPTDKDVFLLPDVSAGHHVIAVRLSQHRPSWYTPKLIYFSQPVFLLELYPADGLTNQVASKIYAQALGNYTLVGIFLMLGVVHFMYFYYRRKQINLIFCLTMFFGAGCVILIELVGLSSTPLVSEWLFLGQGICLILFMVFMLITYYSYLEQPVAWHLWVVGILLLIPRIVSGYTAAFTFLNVASLLALIALFADGIRISITAIRAGRINDRFILTSLLLMVLILVVGAGISWWLSVRNPAYISYSNALTNLLFFITLPISFAIILAREYAQTNRNLEDRLAEVAQLSQEKETILTQQNEMLERQVVERTVELTQSLTELRETQQQLIQREKMASLGELTAGIAHEIQNPLNFVNNFAEVSGELVHELKEILDNDSRDVELEAEILADLEQNLQKINHHGGRASSIVRGMLEHSRTSAGRSEMTDLNALADEYLHLSYHGLRAKDKNFNAHLVTQFDPTISQITVVAQDIGRVLLNLFNNAFYAVQERQRLAPSTYQPTVTVATRHWEKGIEIQVSDNGLGIPEAIREKIFQPFFTTKPTGQGTGLGLSLSYDIITKGHSGYFVLDTSNNEGATFLIQLPT, from the coding sequence ATGGCTGAACCATATCCACATCGGTTTTTTTTAATAGTCTACCTCCTTAAATCATACGCCATTTATCTGGTGTTGGGGTTAGCTGTCTGGACAGGTCGCCCTCTACAGGCGCAATCCATCCTTCAAGTAGACAGTCTGCCGTCTGAAGGACTGGTATTTCGTTCGGGCTGGCGATGGCATCCCGGCGACAATCGGGTGTGGATAAGTCCTGCCTTTGATGACAGCCGTTGGGACACCATACAGCCCAACCGAAGTATAACCCGACTCCCTGACCTTGCCAGAACCGGAATTGGGTGGTTGCGATTAACAATAAACCTGGATTCCACGGTTGCTCAAAAGCGTCTGGCGTTTATAATCGGTCAGTTTGGTGCATCGGAAATCTACCTAGACGGAACTATGGTTTGTCGACTTGGTAAGGTTGGATTGACGTATTCGCAGCAGGAAGCGTATTTGCCTACAGATAAAGATGTCTTTTTGCTCCCAGACGTATCGGCTGGCCACCATGTTATTGCCGTTCGGTTATCACAGCACCGCCCGTCCTGGTATACGCCGAAACTGATCTATTTCAGTCAGCCGGTTTTTCTACTCGAACTGTACCCCGCCGATGGTCTCACAAACCAGGTTGCCAGTAAGATTTATGCACAGGCTCTTGGGAATTATACACTTGTCGGCATCTTTTTGATGCTGGGTGTAGTTCATTTTATGTATTTCTATTACCGCCGGAAACAAATCAATCTGATTTTCTGCCTCACCATGTTTTTTGGGGCTGGGTGTGTGATTTTAATAGAGCTGGTTGGCCTGTCCAGTACGCCACTGGTAAGCGAGTGGTTATTTCTGGGACAGGGGATTTGCCTTATACTATTTATGGTGTTTATGTTGATCACCTATTATAGTTATCTGGAGCAACCTGTAGCCTGGCATTTGTGGGTTGTAGGGATACTATTGTTGATTCCCCGAATCGTATCAGGATATACGGCAGCATTCACCTTCCTGAATGTAGCGTCACTGCTGGCACTAATAGCATTGTTTGCGGATGGCATACGCATCAGTATAACCGCTATTCGAGCTGGACGGATTAACGACCGCTTTATACTGACCAGTTTATTGCTTATGGTACTGATTCTTGTTGTAGGCGCAGGCATAAGCTGGTGGCTCTCGGTGCGGAATCCGGCGTATATCAGCTATTCAAACGCGTTAACGAATCTTCTTTTCTTCATTACATTACCGATTAGCTTTGCCATTATCCTGGCCCGTGAGTATGCACAGACGAACCGGAACCTCGAAGACCGGCTTGCCGAAGTGGCTCAACTCTCGCAGGAAAAAGAAACGATTCTTACTCAACAAAACGAAATGCTGGAACGGCAGGTAGTTGAGCGAACCGTCGAACTGACCCAGTCACTCACCGAGCTTCGCGAAACCCAGCAGCAGCTCATCCAACGGGAGAAAATGGCCAGTCTTGGCGAACTTACCGCCGGTATAGCCCACGAAATTCAGAACCCTCTCAACTTTGTCAACAACTTCGCGGAGGTATCCGGCGAACTGGTTCATGAACTCAAAGAGATACTGGATAACGACAGTCGGGATGTAGAACTGGAAGCGGAAATTCTGGCCGATCTGGAGCAAAACTTGCAAAAAATCAATCACCATGGCGGGCGGGCCTCTTCTATCGTTCGGGGTATGCTCGAACATAGTCGAACCAGCGCAGGACGCTCCGAAATGACCGACTTAAACGCTCTGGCCGATGAGTATCTGCACCTGTCGTACCATGGCTTACGGGCTAAAGATAAAAATTTTAATGCCCATCTTGTCACACAGTTCGATCCCACCATCAGCCAGATTACTGTTGTAGCACAGGACATTGGACGCGTATTGCTCAATCTTTTCAATAATGCCTTTTATGCTGTACAGGAGCGTCAGCGTTTGGCTCCGTCGACGTATCAGCCCACGGTTACAGTAGCAACCCGCCACTGGGAGAAAGGAATAGAAATTCAAGTGAGTGATAACGGTTTGGGTATTCCCGAAGCCATTCGGGAAAAGATTTTTCAGCCGTTTTTTACAACAAAGCCAACGGGGCAGGGAACGGGTCTGGGCCTGTCCCTCAGCTACGATATCATTACAAAAGGGCATAGCGGTTATTTTGTGCTCGATACCAGCAATAACGAAGGAGCAACGTTTCTAATACAACTACCAACTTAG
- a CDS encoding protein of unknown function DUF214 (PFAM: protein of unknown function DUF214~KEGG: dat:HRM2_22390 LolC), producing MNVPVFLARKVRHAPEGSFSATVTRVGIASIALGLAILIVAFAVLFGYKRTIEQKIFLFGAHLQVSKFTNNASYEETALSLKTTLYQDSTKIPGVRHIQAVALKAGILKTPEELTGVILKGVGKDYDWNLFKESLVAGTVPVVGADTGSGSTQLLLSQLMANQLKVKVGDAVPLYFLGNPPRARKMTVVGIYETGLEEVDKTIALGDIRLVQKLNRWGPDSVGSYEIYVNDFNQLNLTANNVFQAMAPDMRLTRVTDQYRPLFDWMLLLDRNMVILLALITFVASFNMVSVLLVLMMERTPMIGLLKALGGNNALIRRMFVFVGLNMVGWGLLIGNLVGFGLCFAQERFKLIPLDPKNYFVSYVPIAWDWKTILALNGATVIMIGLVLWLSTILINRIQPVKALAFKK from the coding sequence TTGAACGTTCCTGTTTTTCTGGCCCGAAAAGTCCGTCATGCTCCGGAAGGAAGCTTTTCGGCTACTGTTACGCGCGTTGGCATCGCCAGTATTGCGCTTGGACTGGCGATTTTGATTGTCGCCTTTGCGGTTTTGTTTGGCTACAAACGCACCATTGAGCAGAAGATATTTTTGTTCGGTGCCCACTTACAGGTCAGCAAATTCACCAACAATGCATCCTACGAGGAAACAGCCCTCTCGCTCAAAACCACACTTTACCAGGATAGCACCAAAATTCCCGGCGTACGGCATATTCAGGCCGTTGCCCTGAAAGCGGGGATTTTAAAAACCCCCGAGGAATTAACGGGCGTCATTCTGAAAGGCGTTGGCAAAGACTACGACTGGAATCTGTTCAAAGAGTCACTGGTGGCTGGAACCGTACCCGTGGTGGGAGCCGATACGGGCTCCGGCTCTACACAGCTCCTGCTCAGCCAACTCATGGCCAACCAGTTGAAGGTAAAAGTGGGCGATGCTGTACCGCTTTACTTTCTGGGAAACCCACCCCGCGCCCGAAAGATGACCGTAGTAGGCATTTACGAAACCGGCCTCGAAGAAGTCGATAAGACCATTGCCCTGGGCGATATTCGGCTGGTGCAGAAACTTAACCGCTGGGGTCCCGATTCGGTGGGAAGCTACGAGATTTATGTGAACGATTTCAATCAGTTGAATTTGACCGCCAATAATGTATTCCAGGCCATGGCACCCGATATGCGCTTAACGAGGGTGACTGATCAGTACCGCCCCCTATTTGACTGGATGCTGCTGCTCGACCGGAATATGGTTATTCTACTGGCACTGATTACGTTCGTAGCCTCGTTCAATATGGTTTCTGTACTACTCGTCTTGATGATGGAGCGTACTCCCATGATTGGACTGCTCAAGGCGCTGGGGGGAAACAATGCCCTTATTCGAAGGATGTTTGTTTTTGTAGGGCTTAATATGGTCGGCTGGGGGCTACTCATCGGCAACCTGGTTGGGTTTGGCCTATGCTTCGCCCAGGAACGCTTCAAACTAATTCCCCTCGACCCCAAGAATTACTTTGTGAGCTACGTCCCCATCGCCTGGGACTGGAAAACGATTCTGGCCCTGAATGGTGCCACAGTGATTATGATTGGCCTCGTCCTCTGGCTATCGACCATTCTCATCAATCGTATTCAGCCTGTGAAAGCGCTGGCGTTTAAAAAATAG
- a CDS encoding conserved hypothetical protein (KEGG: pst:PSPTO_5290 hypothetical protein) yields MNRLFIGLVILLAGCGTSPKTNEQPEAGTLAAAFKLPYRLNAPDQNYSLPKELKEISGLTYYKDDQLLCVQDEEAVVYVFDTKKGKVVKDFGFGGYGDFEGIEYVNGQVYVLESNGTLSRFEPESTQIGKTKTDLPKKTEVEGLGYDPKTKRLLIAVKNGEGSSDKAVYSFDLLNRAVFKDMSLNDDQLKGAGIDPKTYKPSGIAVHPITGEWYMLTSAGKRLLITSRKSKIIYSEPLDPKTFRQPEGICFAPNGDLYIASEGNGKKGYILKFTYRK; encoded by the coding sequence ATGAATCGTCTTTTTATTGGCCTTGTGATCCTGCTGGCGGGCTGCGGCACATCACCGAAAACAAATGAGCAACCCGAAGCCGGAACCCTGGCGGCTGCGTTTAAACTTCCGTATCGACTGAATGCCCCTGATCAGAACTATAGTCTCCCCAAAGAACTGAAGGAAATTTCCGGTTTGACCTATTACAAAGACGATCAGCTTCTGTGCGTGCAGGACGAAGAGGCCGTTGTGTATGTGTTCGACACCAAAAAAGGAAAGGTCGTCAAGGATTTTGGCTTTGGCGGATACGGTGATTTCGAGGGGATCGAATACGTAAATGGGCAGGTTTATGTACTTGAAAGTAACGGTACGCTTTCCCGCTTTGAGCCCGAATCAACCCAGATTGGGAAAACCAAAACCGATCTACCTAAAAAAACCGAGGTTGAAGGGCTTGGTTACGATCCTAAAACAAAGCGCCTGCTCATTGCGGTGAAAAATGGCGAGGGGTCGAGCGATAAAGCCGTGTATTCATTCGATTTGCTGAATCGGGCTGTATTTAAAGACATGAGTTTAAATGACGACCAACTCAAAGGGGCAGGCATCGACCCAAAGACCTACAAGCCCTCAGGCATTGCCGTACATCCGATAACGGGAGAGTGGTACATGCTGACTTCGGCCGGCAAGCGACTCCTGATCACAAGTCGGAAGAGTAAAATCATTTACTCTGAGCCGCTCGACCCCAAAACTTTTCGTCAGCCCGAAGGTATCTGCTTTGCCCCCAACGGCGATCTGTACATTGCCAGCGAAGGCAATGGAAAAAAGGGGTACATACTGAAGTTCACGTACCGGAAGTAG